Proteins encoded by one window of Sus scrofa isolate TJ Tabasco breed Duroc chromosome 12, Sscrofa11.1, whole genome shotgun sequence:
- the OVCA2 gene encoding esterase OVCA2: protein MAARSPLRVLCLAGFRQSERGFREKTGALRKALRGRAELVCLSGPHPVLDTASSEGAGLDAGPCPAEEQPRGWWFSEQEADVFSALEEPTVCRGLEEALGTVAQALKKLGPFDGILGFSQGAALAALVCALGQAGDPRFPLPRFIILVSGFCPRGLGLKEPILQGPLSLPSLHVFGDTDRVIPSQESMQLCSRFAGAITLTHSGGHFIPAAAPQRQAYLKFLDQFSE from the exons ATGGCCGCGCGGTCGCCTTTGCGGGTCCTGTGCTTGGCGGGCTTCCGGCAGAGCGAGCGGGGCTTCCGCGAGAAGACCGGAGCGTTGCGGAAAGCGCTGCGGGGCCGCGCCGAGCTCGTGTGCCTCAGCGGCCCGCACCCGGTCTTGGACACAGCGAGCTCCGAGGGCGCCGGGCTAGACGCCG GGCCCTGCCCTGCGGAGGAGCAGCCTCGAGGTTGGTGGTTTTCAGAACAGGAGGCTGACGTTTTCTCAGCTCTGGAAGAGCCCACCGTGTGCCGAGGTCTGGAGGAAGCCCTGGGAACGGTGGCACAGGCACTGAAGAAACTGGGGCCTTTTGATGGGATCCTTGGTTTCAGCCAGGGGGCCGCGCTAGCAGCCCTTGTGTGTGCTCTTGGACAAGCTGGAGATCCCCGCTTCCCTTTGCCCCGGTTTATCATCCTGGTGTCTGGCTTCTGTCCCCGGGGTCTTGGCCTCAAGGAACCCATCCTGCAGGGCCCCTTGTCATTGCCTTCGCTCCATGTTTTTGGGGACACCGACCGCGTCATCCCCTCTCAGGAGAGCATGCAGCTGTGTAGCCGGTTCGCTGGAGCTATCACCCTCACCCACTCGGGGGGCCACTTCATTCCAGCCGCAGCACCTCAGCGCCAGGCCTACCTCAAGTTCTTGGACCAGTTCTCAGAGTAA
- the HIC1 gene encoding hypermethylated in cancer 1 protein isoform X2: protein MLDTMEAPGHSRQLLLQLNNQRTKGFLCDVIIVVQNALFRAHKNVLAASSAYLKSLVVHDNLLNLDHDMVSPAVFRLVLDFIYTGRLADGAEAAAAAAVAPGAEPSLGAVLAAASYLQIPDLVALCKKRLKRHGKYCHLRGGGGGGGGYAPYGRPGRGLRAATPVIQTCYSSPAGPPPPPTAEPPSGPEAAVNTHCAELYASGPGPAAALCAPERRCSPLCGLDLSKKSPPGSAPPERPPGERELPPRPDSPPSAGPAAYKEPPLALPPLPPLPFQKLEEAGPPPDPFRGSGSPGPEPPGRPDGPSLLYRWMKHEPGLGSYGDDLGRERGSPSERCEERGGDPAASPGGPPLGLAPPPRYPGSLDGPGAGGDGDDYKSSSEETGSSEDPSPPAGHLEGYPCPHLAYGEPESFGDNLYVCIPCGKGFPSSEQLNAHVEAHVEEEEAALYGRAEAAEVAAGAAGLGPPFGGSGDKVAGAPGGLGELLRPYRCASCDKSYKDPATLRQHEKTHWLTRPYPCTICGKKFTQRGTMTRHMRSHLGLKPFACDACGMRFTRQYRLTEHMRIHSGEKPYECQVCGGKFAQQRNLISHMKMHAVGGAAGAAGALAGLGALPGVPGPDGKGKLDFPEGVFAVARLTAEQLSLKQQDKAAAAELLAQTTHFLHDPKVALESLYPLAKFTAELGLSPDKAAEVLSQGAHLAAGPDGRTIDRFSPT from the coding sequence ATGCTGGACACGATGGAGGCTCCCGGCCACTCGaggcagctgctgctgcagctcaacAACCAGCGCACCAAGGGCTTCTTGTGCGACGTGATCATCGTGGTGCAGAACGCCCTCTTCCGCGCGCACAAGAATGTGCTGGCGGCCAGCAGCGCCTACCTCAAGTCCCTGGTGGTGCATGACAACCTGCTCAACCTGGATCATGACATGGTGAGCCCGGCCGTGTTCCGCCTGGTGCTGGACTTCATCTACACCGGCCGTCTGGCTGACGGCGCAgaggccgcggcggcggcggcggtggctcCGGGGGCCGAGCCGAGCCTGGGCGCCGTGCTGGCCGCCGCCAGCTACCTGCAAATCCCCGACCTCGTGGCGCTGTGCAAGAAGCGCCTCAAGCGCCACGGCAAGTACTGCCACctgcggggcggcggcggcggcggcggcggctacGCGCCCTACGGGAGGCCGGGCCGGGGCCTGCGGGCCGCCACGCCCGTCATCCAGACCTGCTACTCGTCCCCGGCCGGGCCTCCGCCGCCGCCCACCGCCGAGCCGCCGTCGGGCCCCGAGGCCGCGGTGAACACGCACTGCGCCGAGCTGTACGCCTCGGGCCCCGGCCCGGCCGCCGCGCTGTGCGCCCCCGAGCGCCGCTGCTCCCCGCTCTGTGGCCTGGACCTGTCCAAGAAAAGCCCGCCGGGCTCCGCGCCCCCCGAGCGGCCGCCGGGCGAGCGCGAACTGCCCCCGCGCCCAGACAGCCCTCCCAGCGCCGGCCCCGCAGCCTACAAGGAGCCGCCGCTCGCCCTTCCACCGCTGCCGCCGCTGCCcttccagaagctggaggaggccgGACCGCCTCCGGACCCGTTCCGCGGCAGTGGCAGCCCGGGACCCGAGCCCCCCGGCCGCCCCGACGGGCCCAGCCTCCTCTATCGCTGGATGAAGCACGAGCCAGGCCTGGGCAGCTACGGCGACGACCTGGGCCGCGAGCGCGGCTCCCCCAGCGAGCGTTGCGAGGAGCGCGGCGGGGACCCGGCCGCCTCGCCCGGGGGGCCCCCGCTCGGCCTGGCGCCGCCGCCGCGTTACCCCGGCAGCCTGGACGGGCCTGGCGCAGGCGGCGACGGCGACGACTACAAGAGCAGCAGCGAGGAGACGGGCAGCAGCGAGGACCCGAGCCCGCCCGCGGGCCACCTCGAGGGCTACCCGTGCCCGCACCTGGCCTACGGCGAGCCCGAGAGCTTCGGTGACAACCTGTACGTGTGCATCCCTTGCGGAAAGGGCTTCCCCAGCTCGGAGCAGCTGAACGCGCACGTGGAGGCGcacgtggaggaggaggaggcggcgctGTACGGCAGGGCCGAAGCGGCCGAGGTGGCTGCGGGGGCCGCCGGCCTCGGGCCCCCTTTTGGAGGCAGTGGGGACAAAGTCGCGGGGGCTCCGGGGGGCTTGGGTGAGCTGCTGCGGCCGTACCGCTGCGCGTCGTGCGACAAAAGCTACAAAGACCCGGCCACGCTACGGCAGCACGAGAAGACGCACTGGCTGACCCGGCCCTATCCGTGCACCATCTGCGGGAAGAAGTTCACGCAGCGCGGGACCATGACGCGCCACATGCGCAGCCACCTGGGCCTCAAGCCCTTCGCGTGCGACGCGTGCGGCATGCGCTTCACGCGTCAGTACCGCCTCACCGAGCACATGCGCATCCACTCCGGCGAGAAGCCCTACGAATGCCAGGTGTGCGGTGGCAAGTTCGCCCAGCAACGCAACCTCATCAGCCACATGAAAATGCACGCCGTGGGTGGCGCGGCGGGAGCGGCCGGGGCGCTGGCGGGCCTGGGGGCGCTCCCCGGCGTCCCCGGCCCCGACGGCAAGGGCAAGCTCGACTTCCCCGAGGGCGTCTTTGCGGTGGCGCGCCTCACGGCTGAACAGCTGAGCCTGAAGCAGCAGGACAAGGCGGCCGCGGCCGAGCTGCTGGCCCAGACCACGCACTTCCTGCACGACCCGAAGGTGGCGCTCGAGAGCCTCTACCCGCTCGCCAAGTTCACAGCGGAGCTGGGCCTCAGCCCCGACAAGGCGGCGGAGGTACTGAGCCAGGGCGCGCACCTGGCCGCCGGCCCCGACGGCCGGACCATCGACCGTTTCTCCCCCACCTAG
- the HIC1 gene encoding hypermethylated in cancer 1 protein isoform X1, with translation MTFPEADIFLKSGDCAGQTMLDTMEAPGHSRQLLLQLNNQRTKGFLCDVIIVVQNALFRAHKNVLAASSAYLKSLVVHDNLLNLDHDMVSPAVFRLVLDFIYTGRLADGAEAAAAAAVAPGAEPSLGAVLAAASYLQIPDLVALCKKRLKRHGKYCHLRGGGGGGGGYAPYGRPGRGLRAATPVIQTCYSSPAGPPPPPTAEPPSGPEAAVNTHCAELYASGPGPAAALCAPERRCSPLCGLDLSKKSPPGSAPPERPPGERELPPRPDSPPSAGPAAYKEPPLALPPLPPLPFQKLEEAGPPPDPFRGSGSPGPEPPGRPDGPSLLYRWMKHEPGLGSYGDDLGRERGSPSERCEERGGDPAASPGGPPLGLAPPPRYPGSLDGPGAGGDGDDYKSSSEETGSSEDPSPPAGHLEGYPCPHLAYGEPESFGDNLYVCIPCGKGFPSSEQLNAHVEAHVEEEEAALYGRAEAAEVAAGAAGLGPPFGGSGDKVAGAPGGLGELLRPYRCASCDKSYKDPATLRQHEKTHWLTRPYPCTICGKKFTQRGTMTRHMRSHLGLKPFACDACGMRFTRQYRLTEHMRIHSGEKPYECQVCGGKFAQQRNLISHMKMHAVGGAAGAAGALAGLGALPGVPGPDGKGKLDFPEGVFAVARLTAEQLSLKQQDKAAAAELLAQTTHFLHDPKVALESLYPLAKFTAELGLSPDKAAEVLSQGAHLAAGPDGRTIDRFSPT, from the exons ATGACTTTTCCTGAAGCGGACATTTTCCTCAAATCGG GAGATTGTGCTGGGCAGACGATGCTGGACACGATGGAGGCTCCCGGCCACTCGaggcagctgctgctgcagctcaacAACCAGCGCACCAAGGGCTTCTTGTGCGACGTGATCATCGTGGTGCAGAACGCCCTCTTCCGCGCGCACAAGAATGTGCTGGCGGCCAGCAGCGCCTACCTCAAGTCCCTGGTGGTGCATGACAACCTGCTCAACCTGGATCATGACATGGTGAGCCCGGCCGTGTTCCGCCTGGTGCTGGACTTCATCTACACCGGCCGTCTGGCTGACGGCGCAgaggccgcggcggcggcggcggtggctcCGGGGGCCGAGCCGAGCCTGGGCGCCGTGCTGGCCGCCGCCAGCTACCTGCAAATCCCCGACCTCGTGGCGCTGTGCAAGAAGCGCCTCAAGCGCCACGGCAAGTACTGCCACctgcggggcggcggcggcggcggcggcggctacGCGCCCTACGGGAGGCCGGGCCGGGGCCTGCGGGCCGCCACGCCCGTCATCCAGACCTGCTACTCGTCCCCGGCCGGGCCTCCGCCGCCGCCCACCGCCGAGCCGCCGTCGGGCCCCGAGGCCGCGGTGAACACGCACTGCGCCGAGCTGTACGCCTCGGGCCCCGGCCCGGCCGCCGCGCTGTGCGCCCCCGAGCGCCGCTGCTCCCCGCTCTGTGGCCTGGACCTGTCCAAGAAAAGCCCGCCGGGCTCCGCGCCCCCCGAGCGGCCGCCGGGCGAGCGCGAACTGCCCCCGCGCCCAGACAGCCCTCCCAGCGCCGGCCCCGCAGCCTACAAGGAGCCGCCGCTCGCCCTTCCACCGCTGCCGCCGCTGCCcttccagaagctggaggaggccgGACCGCCTCCGGACCCGTTCCGCGGCAGTGGCAGCCCGGGACCCGAGCCCCCCGGCCGCCCCGACGGGCCCAGCCTCCTCTATCGCTGGATGAAGCACGAGCCAGGCCTGGGCAGCTACGGCGACGACCTGGGCCGCGAGCGCGGCTCCCCCAGCGAGCGTTGCGAGGAGCGCGGCGGGGACCCGGCCGCCTCGCCCGGGGGGCCCCCGCTCGGCCTGGCGCCGCCGCCGCGTTACCCCGGCAGCCTGGACGGGCCTGGCGCAGGCGGCGACGGCGACGACTACAAGAGCAGCAGCGAGGAGACGGGCAGCAGCGAGGACCCGAGCCCGCCCGCGGGCCACCTCGAGGGCTACCCGTGCCCGCACCTGGCCTACGGCGAGCCCGAGAGCTTCGGTGACAACCTGTACGTGTGCATCCCTTGCGGAAAGGGCTTCCCCAGCTCGGAGCAGCTGAACGCGCACGTGGAGGCGcacgtggaggaggaggaggcggcgctGTACGGCAGGGCCGAAGCGGCCGAGGTGGCTGCGGGGGCCGCCGGCCTCGGGCCCCCTTTTGGAGGCAGTGGGGACAAAGTCGCGGGGGCTCCGGGGGGCTTGGGTGAGCTGCTGCGGCCGTACCGCTGCGCGTCGTGCGACAAAAGCTACAAAGACCCGGCCACGCTACGGCAGCACGAGAAGACGCACTGGCTGACCCGGCCCTATCCGTGCACCATCTGCGGGAAGAAGTTCACGCAGCGCGGGACCATGACGCGCCACATGCGCAGCCACCTGGGCCTCAAGCCCTTCGCGTGCGACGCGTGCGGCATGCGCTTCACGCGTCAGTACCGCCTCACCGAGCACATGCGCATCCACTCCGGCGAGAAGCCCTACGAATGCCAGGTGTGCGGTGGCAAGTTCGCCCAGCAACGCAACCTCATCAGCCACATGAAAATGCACGCCGTGGGTGGCGCGGCGGGAGCGGCCGGGGCGCTGGCGGGCCTGGGGGCGCTCCCCGGCGTCCCCGGCCCCGACGGCAAGGGCAAGCTCGACTTCCCCGAGGGCGTCTTTGCGGTGGCGCGCCTCACGGCTGAACAGCTGAGCCTGAAGCAGCAGGACAAGGCGGCCGCGGCCGAGCTGCTGGCCCAGACCACGCACTTCCTGCACGACCCGAAGGTGGCGCTCGAGAGCCTCTACCCGCTCGCCAAGTTCACAGCGGAGCTGGGCCTCAGCCCCGACAAGGCGGCGGAGGTACTGAGCCAGGGCGCGCACCTGGCCGCCGGCCCCGACGGCCGGACCATCGACCGTTTCTCCCCCACCTAG